From Macadamia integrifolia cultivar HAES 741 unplaced genomic scaffold, SCU_Mint_v3 scaffold402, whole genome shotgun sequence:
TATATGATGACAGGCTAGTATCTTGAGGCAACAACCAAGAGTCTACTATACTTGATGAATCAAGCTAGGAAAAGAAGATGGGAGATAGACGAAATCTGGAGAGATGCAAGGAAGTTGGAACATCTCATGTCAGCTGATAGCACAAACTTATGGCCATGGAGCGcaacaccctttttttttgaaattgcaGATTTTTTGTTTAAACCAACGTTTTATTACAAAAGTAACAATGACCTAATTTCTCGATCAAAGCCTTAGCCCACAGGGCTATGAACTTAAAAACTCTAATTAGAGATCCTAATATCCTAATGAACACTTATATTAGTaattaataaattttctttccttctaataaaaaagaaatacaaaaactCGAAGACCGTTCTTGAGTCAGCatgcattcttttatttttcatccaTCCCTACACCTCCCTGTTAGCCCTAGATATATTTTCCACTTGACtgattcccttcttttttttttttttttttttgatgatgatgatacttAACTTTTTGATAAAGGACCGACCTTAcactatgtttggttgcaagggaaattaaaaggaGAGAGTAATGAAATGTAAAgtctaaaataaatttaaaaaaaataaatttgtaatTATTACAAGTTTACAACTCATGATTATTTAACTAATGCCAAATCATTCGatatttattataaaaattCAGTTTAATTTGCATGTAAATCTCTTTGATTTAAaaagtaaaatcaaaattacatTACAAAGCATCATCACtgaatatgataagaaatttaattaGCTCATGGAGGAAGGTTCTTCTACACCCATGTACAACTTTGGGTGTCGAATAAGCGGTATGTAGGACCTTTAAAAGAGCAGTTCTATAGTGTTTTGGTAGAGGGATAGGATACCCATGTTAAATTTAGGCTTCAAGCTGGCCTCATGGAAAACTTTTAACCcttagtttatacaatcatgttaaataaaaattatcaaaatttctcctttaattttaaaaaatttcactttctttccctttaatttACCATCGAACAAAACCTTAGGATCTACTTGTCCTAAAAATTTAACCCCATCGATCCATCTACCACACCAAATATTTGGGCTGTTCATGAAACCTAAgccaagatttaaaaaaaaaaaaaaaaaaaaaaaaaaagacatgaatGTCCATTTAATAACAAATGTACTTCAATGTGTCACATTGGAAGGGTGatgaagcaatttttttttaaatgtcagCACAAATTACcattattaaagaaaaacatCTGTCCCTAGCCACCCATTTCCTAAAGCTTCCCGCCGTTCCTCCCATTCCTTCCCCCCCTCTTTAAGCAGACATTGGAAGGGTGACGGCTGATCTGTCCATGGTCCTTCAGTTTTTGTGTTGTTCTCattcaattattcctatttccaTCAGCTGGTCTACATATCTACTTGCTCACCTTCgttttttcattatctgatTTTGCTGATTCTGTTGATAATTTCTTCTAATCTGGGTAACCAAATGAACAGCTCCATTTAACGGATTCATTGATTCAAGAACTAGTTTAAAAACTGTGAATTAATTTAAAAACCGTCTTATGAATTATGATCGTTTGCTCACAAaacgagattttttttttttttttttttttttttaaagagtaaAATGATGGGAATGAGATGTCATATAAAGGAACATAACAGGGCCAAACGTCGTGCGATTAATATTATCAAAAAATGAGATTACACCTTATTACGTTTaaatttaggggtggtacatgaaatttttcccattttaatcTATTTGCATAAAACCTGACCTACCATACTTGGCAGGGTTAGCAATGGGCAGAGTCACATCTCAATGCATATGAAATAAGCTTGCATTCAATTAACCATATATCTAAGCGTTACTACAACTCCCAGATAACTGAACTGGCATGTGTATGGAGAACTAGGAGCAAAGTCTTCCGAAAATCTGGTAAATTGTGATCACCCACCCAGAATGATCCACCATAAGGAGAATGGCATTTCAATAATGGAACTTAACACATTGGGAAGTATTAGATTACAAGCAACAAAGGTTCCACATGAGTGCTACACTACTCGGAAGGTAAAACACTAGctgaaatcaaataaaactatTAATGCTTGCAGAGTTAAGAAAGCTAAGATAGAAGATAAACATAGTAGGTAAAAACTCTTCTCAATTCAATAGTCTGCAAATACCTATCCTCATTAGGAGAGAACTGCCATGCTTCCGTGAATCCCTCGAAAAACTCTCGATTCTACTCAACTACAGCCAGCAGTTCACCTGCTCGACAAAAGCAATGCCTTGAATCCGTTCCCAAATCCACCTGTGTGTCAGGGATGTAAATAACACCCCAGTTAGAAAGCAAGACAAGAAAATGTGAAACTATGGTGTCCAAAACATAATCACAAAGGCATTTCTGGTTCAGTATCAAATTTGTTTACCACTGATTATGGACATTGTACTTGGGACGGTTGAAACTCACCTAACTAAACATATTGGTAGCTCATTAATAAAAACACATCCAGATCTAGTGTTATCTTCCTAGAGATCCATATAGGATCCAAGAAACTGGGTTGTGCACAAAAGGAATTCTTTGGACTAAGATTTAACTCTAGCGACACCGTAGGTTCATTAAACAGGAGGACCAAATAGAGACAAGTATCTGACACAAGTTGTATTTCATATGGCATAGGCATGCAACTAGCCGACTCCAAGGGAAGTGAGTCTTCTATTTCTTGGGTCTCTCATCCCCTGTGCTCAGTAATCACATAGAACTCGAAATACAAGGATGAGGGGTAGAACCCTTTTGCAGTATAACACTACTCACCTCATATGCATTAATGTCTGATAGAAGAACCTGCCAAAAATGAAGAATCGTCTTTAGATCAAACAAAcaccacaaaaacaaaatatataagcttaaaagaaaaagaagggccAGGTGTGTGGtttggggggaaggggggggaaCAAATTCCCTGAATATCACAAGATGCTCCATTGCTTTGTTCAAGAATACTACTAATTTTCTCTCATTACTCAACCGCCTAAACTAGACCTGCTTTGATATATGTCCTCAAGCAAACAACCATGACAAAATCCCTCTCATGCTTGATTGTTTGATTATTACCTTTTTCCCAGCCTCCACATTGCTCACTTCAGTACCAACAGATAAAACCTGTTACAAAGAAGGATGTTAATTTTgctgtttctattttattgttgagttttttttttttttttgtgtggggGGGGTGGGTTTGGGGTTGATGTGGTCATGTGGTTGTTTTGTCTCACCTCACCCATTAGATAGCGCTCAAACTTGACGGCTGATTTAGGCAACAACACTCCACCAGCTGATTTCTGTACAGTATTTGACACCAATAACATAAGATTTTATAGggataagaaggaaaaaggattACTACTCAATTAAAGAGAATCCATTCCAATTTGTAAAACTTAATTTTTCCACTAattagtactagaaattttcaTTGGGAAGTTCAAAATGTAGTGAATGCATCCAAAAACATGAAGAAAATAAGTAGGGGTGCAACCGAATTTGGTCTCAACTTTGAACCAAATCAGCCCAGCCTAGGCTTGGCTGTGCTCAGGCTCAATTTAGTTCAAAACTAATAAACCAGGCTTTTTTCGGGTCAAAACCTGACccattccttcttttttttacttttcctccgctcaaaaaggagaaaaataagaTCACAGGATTAATTACAAAAACCCCATTATAATAGGCTTCTCACATtcacattgccatcagcaagttAACCAACCACAGGAAAACACAAATTACTCAAAACATAATCAGGGTTTCCCAAAAAGCAACCCACATGACCTCATTTCCCACAAGATCAGGATGGTGATCCAttagagaaaaatattttgCTGCCTTCTTAGCTAGGAGATCAGTAACCATATCAGCCTGGTAAAtggtaataattgtgaaaaatcttCAAAGTGATGGATCTAGTGTAAGGCTCGATTGTGAGAAATCTTTCAGGCCTAACTAGGTGTATCCCCGAGAAATAAGATACACATAAAAGAAGGTGCATTCCCAAAAGAACTTGTTAGGATCCTTTGTATCTCTCAACCATGCCTTGCATCGGGCTTCATATAGGGAGGGCGGATGTGGCCAACCCAAATCATTGCATGTATAAAATTTTAGGACTCCAAAATGTCAAATGGCCCACCTGCTACAATGAACCTTACAGAACTGGTCcctttttcaacaaaatttCCAGCCTTTACCATAAGCCATACAGAACTTCATTTGCAGTGAAACTTGACACGCAATTTGGGGCAACTTTAAACACATTTTTATCtggctttttttcttctttttcctcgaTCTTTAAACCACTAAGCAAAAAAAGGGTGTGCCCTTCTTACTAAAGCTGATCATCACCAAGAAGGCAATGACTGTAGAACTAGTCTGAAAGCAGTAACCAATACCTCAGTCTTAAGCTGCCAACCAGACGGTAATCCAAGTTTTGGTTTAATATTCTGATCCTCAGGAAGGAATTGAACAGAAGTAAGTTCGAAACAGAAGTTCGCCAATTCCTTTCCAGTAAGAAGTCTCAAATGACAGCATGAAAAGAGATTATTTCCAAAGCAAGTACCCTCTCAATAAGGAACTGCATTACAACAGAGATTCGATTATTTACCGTGAATCTCAGGCgccactgagaggggggtgtgAATCAGTGGTTCTAACAAATGTCTTGTAGTCTTGAATTAACAAGACAATAACGAAACTCACTTTCTAAAGTTTAGATTAGCCAGGGATCCCGTAATTACTAATCACACAAATAGCGAAATGTCTGCCTTACACCACAACGTGGCTGGGTCTACTAGACAAGGTTCACGGTATcaggtttcgacccttggggagaccgaaatttcggtcgaaacctaGGAAATTTCGAGAAAACTAGGAaattggtggaaacttaggtttcaacccccaaacaatgttttttctgcctattttttgtgtacatcatattttagacatttccaacacattcacatcattagtttcataaaaagaacacataaagtcatacttgtgtggtgaaccaaaggttcagTAATCATTACGCTGAGTTGTTGACTGAGATATGTCGTaggtaaatgcattttaaaaaacaggggaaaaaaatggTCACCGTGAATGCGTAGATCGGGTCTCCTcagtaacatataaaaaatttacataattctactATATTACAAGTATATCCtataaaaaaaggatttttggggaagttggaacttacctttttggtccaagctatCTTTCTTAtatagatgaagcaagaacacccttagattcaatttttttaggCAAAGAATGGACATCTCCactgttttcccaagtttcccactcctaggagaaaaaactaagagAGGGTCAAATTCTGCTAAAGAATGCTTGGGTTCcttttcaaactaacttatatagGACCTAGTTCGACCCGAACCAGTTGGTTTGGTTGAAATTTCCTATGTTTCAATCGAATTTCATCAAAACATGTCGAAACATGGTCGAaacctgtgacttttaaaagtcacaggacATATCATTTCAACCCTTGGGATACGGTTCGTAGGTTTCGaccgagttcttgaaccatgcgACTAGACAATGTCCCACCATTCTGCACAAcacacttcaaatatatgttcAAAATAAATACGAGACAATAACACCAAAATCTACGTGGTCCGGCCAAAGTGCCTACATCCAAAGAGGAATACCCGTAAAGGTTTCGTATTTCCTCAATACGCTATTCAAGTTTCAATTGCTACAACGACTCAGGAACACCAATACCTGCTTCAGTTCGTGCTACAACATGAACGAGAGCAGCAAACCCAATATTCAAATCCCACCCATTCAAATCAACTTAGGTTTCTCAACAGGAAATGACAAcctagaataaaaaaatatggatttGAAATTGTGTATTACCTCCCTGAGTGATACCGCAATCACTTTGCTATTTAGTCTAACACAATGTGCACGCACTCCAATGCTCAAACCAGCTTCATAACTAGAGCCTACATAGTTTTTTGTACACACCGCTCTCTGAAAGcaaaaaacttcaagttttctctGCACAGGGGAGTAGTGCTCGTTCTCTGGAGTGCGTAACAAAAAACGGCTCGTAAATCGGAGTTTGGATGACCAAGATATGGCCTTCCAAGGTTAAACAGTTCGAATAGGCAAGTTAATGTAGGATTAGATTTaacaaaccaaactagacccaaactgctggaaaatttaaaccaaagaacaaccaaataacCCCCACAACAGTCCACAGCAGATTGGTATTAAACTGATATAACAGAGTATAATTCTGACAGATGAAAATCAACAGTTCAGGAATAATGTAATGAACACAGCCAAGGACTACTGTCGCAAACCACCAAATTAAGAGGCCAAACACTAGGTTATATGGTCAACAAATTTCAGCAAAAACAAAATCGAAACCAGAATTCAAATCTGGGCAGAATCCATTATCGGCCAGAACTGCAGATTACTCCACATGAGCTGAACCAGTGGTCTGATCAGCTtcaaaattggatcgagtcCTCTTCTGAATGGTTCTAACAATCGACCAAAATCACAAGGCCATCGGGTGTCCAGAACTCCAAAACAGAATAGGCCGACCGAAGAGAAAAACAGAGACTCAGAACCCAGAAAAATTCCGCAGAAAGTTCAGTTCACTTACCTGTTCTGCTGGAGAAGATAACCcaataaataaaaccaaaagtAATAGTAATCCACCCGGACTTCTCGCCACAGAGTGTCGACTGGATCAAACGCCAATCCCTTGTTCTGTGATCAGACACACAAAGAAACCATAGAAGCTAGCGGCAACAGCAACAAATAACTTTTCATAAAACATCAATCGTGGGCATGAGAGAGccatttcctttatttataatgatggtggtggtttacaaataataataGCAACTCAAAAGTtgctaaatctgagttactaaaaaactACTTACATGTAGTTACTAAATTGAA
This genomic window contains:
- the LOC122068499 gene encoding 10 kDa chaperonin 1, chloroplastic-like isoform X2; translated protein: MASAFITVAKPFSLNKTIPSFSNQRSPGLRKGALRINAVTTKWEPTKVVPQADRVLIRLEDLPEKSAGGVLLPKSAVKFERYLMGEVLSVGTEVSNVEAGKKVLLSDINAYEVDLGTDSRHCFCRAGELLAVVE